The Peribacillus sp. FSL E2-0218 genome contains a region encoding:
- a CDS encoding thiolase family protein → MSEEIVIVSAVRTPIGRYGGALKNISSGHLASLVINEAIKRANIAAEQVDEVIFGEVRQTTESSNVARVAALRSGIPESAPAFTVNRLCASGMQAIASAAQQLSSGQANIVVAGGTESMSRAPLYLRSARFGGDRTELVDSNTEAGQQPQEMYGSRLGMGITAENVARRYNISREEQDAFSIESQRRAAQATETGKFKEEIVPVQVSEKKGTVTIEVDEYPRPDTTMERLAALRPAFKENGTVTAGNACGRNDGASALVLMKASEAKRLQLKPIAKIVDWAAAGVSPEVMGIGPVPAVGKLLERTGKKIEEIGLFELNEAFASQALAVIRELALDESKVNVNGGAIALGHPVGSTGARIVTTLIHELIRRKERYGIATLCVGGGQGMAIMVETV, encoded by the coding sequence GTGAGCGAAGAAATTGTAATCGTGAGTGCTGTCCGAACACCGATCGGCCGCTACGGAGGGGCATTAAAGAATATAAGTTCTGGGCATTTGGCTAGCCTCGTTATCAACGAGGCCATTAAACGGGCCAATATAGCAGCTGAACAAGTGGATGAAGTCATTTTCGGGGAGGTAAGGCAAACGACCGAATCCTCGAATGTCGCGAGGGTGGCAGCTCTGCGTTCAGGGATTCCTGAATCTGCACCAGCTTTTACGGTAAACCGTTTATGCGCATCAGGCATGCAGGCTATTGCTTCGGCCGCCCAGCAACTAAGCTCGGGACAAGCCAATATCGTCGTTGCCGGCGGTACGGAAAGCATGAGTCGTGCTCCACTTTATTTAAGAAGTGCCCGATTTGGCGGGGATCGGACCGAACTGGTAGACTCGAATACCGAAGCAGGGCAACAGCCTCAGGAGATGTATGGAAGCAGATTAGGGATGGGAATAACGGCTGAAAATGTCGCACGGCGATACAACATTTCCAGGGAAGAGCAAGATGCCTTTTCGATTGAAAGCCAACGAAGAGCGGCACAGGCGACCGAAACAGGGAAATTCAAGGAAGAGATCGTTCCTGTCCAGGTAAGTGAGAAAAAGGGGACGGTTACGATAGAAGTGGATGAATATCCGCGTCCGGATACCACAATGGAACGGCTTGCAGCTTTAAGACCGGCTTTCAAGGAAAATGGAACCGTGACGGCAGGAAATGCCTGCGGCCGTAATGACGGGGCTTCGGCATTGGTATTAATGAAAGCCAGTGAGGCAAAACGGTTGCAACTGAAGCCAATCGCGAAAATTGTAGATTGGGCGGCGGCTGGCGTTTCTCCTGAAGTGATGGGGATTGGACCTGTACCAGCCGTCGGAAAGCTTTTGGAGCGTACCGGTAAAAAGATTGAAGAAATCGGTCTTTTTGAATTGAATGAAGCATTCGCTTCACAAGCATTGGCGGTCATCAGGGAGCTGGCGCTTGATGAAAGCAAAGTGAATGTAAACGGCGGGGCGATTGCGCTCGGGCATCCAGTTGGATCAACGGGTGCGCGGATCGTGACAACACTCATTCACGAATTGA